In Glandiceps talaboti chromosome 16, keGlaTala1.1, whole genome shotgun sequence, a single window of DNA contains:
- the LOC144447129 gene encoding uncharacterized protein LOC144447129 — protein MAEGELECSETAIRDFLIENEGRVKNEELVKKFKRFLNDPTSKGQNRERFKECVNAVATIKTEDGDKYLVLKKKYRELLQKEPVRENASQQEVDVTHSTQHAARVEDGEEPKTLTSTDSTHVLTHTDSTTNVLNVAQTFEQIAKEEKAQADAAKVVSPNKNKQEDEGGDDDSVTSTVTTVTVKGQESDQADIKECGNEDQLQDPSVCTSAVVSDTAECSQPCDSERSDKPPHHLVSVYIELSERERSWMLESSDGNTPSLAKLLLQEQRLAKQKVCTDLFTCSTCLLIVQGGPIEFYRRCPGN, from the exons atggcggaaGGGGAACTGGAGTGTAGCGAGACAGCGATCAGGGATTTTCTGATCGAAAATGAAGGAAGAGTGAAAAACGAAGAGCTTGTCAAGAAGTTTAAACGATTTCTGAATGATCCAACTTCTAAAG gtCAAAATAGAGAAAGGTTTAAAGAATGTGTTAATGCTGTTGCGACGATTAAAACCGAGGAT GGTGACAAGTACTTAGTTTTAAAGAAGAAATACAGAGAATTATTGCAGAAGGAGCCAGTTAGAGAAAATGCCAGCCAACAGGAAGTGGATGTAACACATAGTACTCAACATGCTGCCAGG GTTGAAGATGGTGAAGAACCGAAGACACTAACCAGTACTGACTCTACACATGTTTTAACCCATACTGACTCTACAACTAATGTCTTGAATGTTGCCCAGACATTTGAACAGATTGCCAAGGAGGAGAAAGCACAGGCAGATGCTGCCAAAGTTGTTTCACCTAATAAAAACAAG CAAGAGGATGAGGGTGGTGATGATGATTCAGTTACTTCCACAGTAACCACAGTAACG gtcaaaggtcaggagTCAGACCAGGCAGACATAAAAGAATGTGGAAATGAAGACCAGCTGCAG GACCCCAGTGTGTGCACAAGTGCAGTGGTATCGGACACTGCTGAGTGTAGCCAACCCTGTGATAGTGAGCGTAGTGACAAACCACCTCACCATCTTGTTAGTGTGTATATAGAG ctGAGTGAACGAGAGAGAAGCTGGATGCTGGAGTCTTCAGATGGGAACACGCCAAGCCTAGCTAAGTTGCTATTACAGGAGCAACGTCTTGCCAAACAGAAGGTATGTACTGATCTTTTTACCTGCTCTACGTGCTTATTGATAGTTCAAGGAGGTCCAATTGAGTTCTATCGGCGATGCCCTGGAAATTGA